DNA sequence from the Catharus ustulatus isolate bCatUst1 chromosome 7, bCatUst1.pri.v2, whole genome shotgun sequence genome:
CGTGCCCACAGCTGGGCGCAGCTGTCATCTCTCTGTGGATATGCGGTGACACTCACCACGTCCTCATTTCGCTGGTGGTAGAAAGCCTCGCCAAAGACAGTCATGACAAAGAGGTTGATGAGGAAGGAGACAAAGAGGGCCAGGCAGGACTCGATCAGGAAATACATATTGGCCTCCTGCACTGCCTCCTTCTTGGACCGGTCAATCATCCGTGTCTGGGCATGGCCAGTGACATGGGTGTCACAGGGTCATGTGAGCACCTCTGTCCCACAGCCAGGAACAGCTGATCCCCACCAACTGTGCCCTGAGGCACCCTGGCAGAACGGTGCCCATGGCAGTGCCTTGATCTCACCTTGACCAAGGAGGAGTGGAGGAAGATGTTATGGGGCATAATGATGGCACCAACGATGCCCAtggcctgcagcagctcctttcgcccacagcctgggcagctgggcaggaaaaTGCCCTTCAGCACCTCCACCTGCCTTGGCCTCACCACCACGTACTGGGAAGCAGTGAGAAGGGGCACTGTGAGCTGCCACCCCCCTACCACAGGCTGGTAGCGGTGGGGACACCGTGTATTGGGGTCCCTTGCCAGCCTTGCAGGAAAAGGGTTGTCCCCCAGCTTCCCCCTTCACCTCATAGCCAAAGGTCAGGGCCATGATGGTGATGAGGAGGCCGAAGAAAGCTTCCAGTTTGCGGAGCCCTAGAGATGTGAAGAGATGGGGTAGAACAGAGCAGGGGACACTGGTGCCACTTGGGCACCAGGGCTGCTTGAGTGACAGTACCCCCAGCCCTCATCCTGGCACTCACCGTACTTAtcaaggaagaggaagaagaaggtgTCCACGATGGTGATGAGGACCCCACCCCAgagggggatgctgcaggatgGCCGGGGTGGGATTAGATACATGGCCCTCTGTGGAGTAGGGCTGTGGGGGGGCTGAGGGTCCCTCTGGGGAGGCTCACCGGCCAGCTGAGAGCAGGCTGAAAGCAATGGCTGTCCCTATCACCTCCTGCATGTCGGAGCCGATGATGGCGATCTCAATCATGAGCCAGAGCAGCACACGGGGcacctggaggggacagggcaccACGAGCTGCCTGAGCCCAGTGTCGCATAGCTCTGGACAAGCTGGCACAGCAACTCTCACCTTCTTTCACAACACAATCTCTGGATGAAAGATGGATGCCAAATCTGAGCCTGTTCccccctcctcatccctgccccagTGAGAATTGAGGACAGGACCCATCTGTCTCGATATGGGGGGTTTGAGGGAGGTGGGGCAGAGGGATGTGTCCAACCCTCCTTTTGAGGACCTGCCATTCAGCCAGCATTTCCTTGCCTGTACCCTCCATCAGGATCTTGACCCTTAGATGGGACCCCTAACTCCCCCCTCCTCTGTCATGCGATCCCTCCCCTCAAGCCCCACAATTTTCTGCCCCAACGTGCCCAGGGCTTTCCTGCGTCTCGGCTTCGCGTTGCTGCCCCGACGCCTGTGCTCACTCCCCCGGGGGACGCTCTCATGTGTCCCCAGGTCAGAGCAGGACACTGAAGTAGCTGCTTACCACTTCTCACCCTGGGCCCCTGTACTGCAGGGGTGTGGGCTCTGGGGAGCCCCTGGGAGAGGCAGGTCTCTCACAGCATCTTCCTGCTTCTCTCCAGCCCTGCTAGGATTGTccaccagcccagcagaggGTCCACCCCAGACTGTGACCCCCAGGGGCCTCCCCGTGGTGTCTCACCTTAGGGTAATAGAGGTAGCAAATCTCGCCCAGGTCCTTCCCGGTCACCACGCCCAGACGGATGGCCAGGcgctggcacagcagccccaggacggtggcccacagcagcacccacagcagctggggggcaggagggagagaagcagTAGGGACTGGGTTTGGGCAGGATCTGGCTGCCCGGGGGTCCCCAGTTCAaccaggctgcagggaagagagggagtGCAggtgctctcccagcccagtcAGAGGGGtgccctctccctgtgccaaGGGCCCCCCACGCCCTTCCTGCTCCCGGGAAGGGGAAGCCAGCTGCCATGGGCAGCCGTTGGCGCTGGAGAGGTTACGAAACCCCCGCTGGCTTCCTGAGCCGGAGCCGGGCTCACCTTGAATCCCGCCAGCGCCCCGCCTTGCAGGTCTGACTCCACGTTGCCTGGGTCCAAGTAGGCGATGCTCATGAGGAAGCCGGGGCCGGTGAAAGCCCAGAGTTTCCTAAAGctgaagccaggctgggacaagGCAGCAGATCAGAGCCGGGAGCTCTGTGTCTCCTAATCGCACACCCAGTCTCCTTTAGCCCAGTGCTGCCCGCATGGATGTGTTTAGCACACGGAGATCATTTTCCTGACAGTTTTGGAGAGGGAACTGCTGCCCCCAGCCTCTCCCCGttagcagcagtgctggaggggcAGTGGCCCCCCATCTCACCCACTGGACAGTGATTTGCAGGGGTATCCTAGTGCTGTCAGGCACTATTAATT
Encoded proteins:
- the SLC11A1 gene encoding natural resistance-associated macrophage protein 1, which gives rise to MPPQRPGTQDQTYLDELISIPKGSGPGFSFRKLWAFTGPGFLMSIAYLDPGNVESDLQGGALAGFKLLWVLLWATVLGLLCQRLAIRLGVVTGKDLGEICYLYYPKVPRVLLWLMIEIAIIGSDMQEVIGTAIAFSLLSAGRIPLWGGVLITIVDTFFFLFLDKYGLRKLEAFFGLLITIMALTFGYEYVVVRPRQVEVLKGIFLPSCPGCGRKELLQAMGIVGAIIMPHNIFLHSSLVKTRMIDRSKKEAVQEANMYFLIESCLALFVSFLINLFVMTVFGEAFYHQRNEDVYNKCVNSSISHYASIFPTNNETVSVDIYQGGVILGCYFGAVALYIWGIGILAAGQSSTMTGTYAGQFVMEGFLQLRWSRFTRVLFTRSFAILPTVFVAAFKDVTHLTGMNDLLNVLQSILLPFAVLPVLTFTSLHPLMQDFSNSLPGKVLMILITGLVCAINIYFVVDFLPTLHGLEYHIPLGLLLAAYVAFVAYLIWTCSIAHGARFLARGHHSRFNFGLALDPTGTW